Genomic window (Candidatus Omnitrophota bacterium):
CGGTATTTGCTTAATGAGGGAAAACTTTCCTAATATTTTTGAGAGAACGCCCATAGTTTTTATTTTATGATGTCATTTTCTAGCCACGTATACTCGCCCGCCATAAGCCCTTTTGCAATATATCGGGATTTCTTATCGGTATTAACCGAAATTCCTTTAAAATTTTCCTCAATTCTCTGACGAGCCTGACAACAAAAAACATCCGCCAGTCGAAGTGAATTTTCCTTATCTTTTGATTCCCTTGACAAATGATCCGCATAGCTGCAAGCAGCCGCAATGGCAAAAAGATCAGATCCGATATCAACAAAACGGCTCAATAGCCCTTGTTTTGCTTCCAATTTCTTTTGATAAACCATCATTTGATGAAAAATATCCCGCGCTAAACGTTTCGACGCATTTTTCACAAAAACCATGTGCGACGAAAGCGACGAAGAAAGACCTTGTAAATCTGTAGCCACAATCGTCGGCATCCACAACTTCGGATACCATAACGCATAATAGGATAAAGCGCTTAACAAAGTCTTTATTTTTTCCTGGATAGAAGTCCTTGAATCAAAAAGCGACTTGCTCCGGCTCAGATGCGGATCAAGGGCTTCCCGAGCGATAAAAAGACGCATGATCTCGGTTGTCCCTTCAATGATCAAATTGATCCGGACATCTCTTAACACGCGCTCGACCGGATACGGATCCATGCCACGCGCTTTAAGCGACGGAGCTGTTTCGTAACCCTGGCCGCCACGAATTTGCAATGTCTCATCCGTAATGCGCCAGCTATGCAATGTGCAAAAATGTTTCGCGATGGCAGCCTCAAGACGGATATCCCGATTTTTATCATCCGCCATCGCTGATGTCAGCCACGCCATAGCATCAATAGCAAAAGAATGGCTTGTGATATAGCCCAGCTTTAACGCAATGCTTTCATGCTCCCCTATGGGCCCGCCCCATTGTTTTCGCTTAGCAGACCATTCCCGGGCTACTTTCAAACACCATTTAGAAATACCGGCTGAAGCTGCCGGAAGAGTTAGCCGCCCCGTGTTAAGCGTCATCAGAGCAAGCTTTAGCCCTTCTCCTTCTCCTAAAATGATATTTTCTCTGGGAACTTTCAAATTGTTAAAGCGGATCAAGCCGTTTTGAATACCGTGCAAGCCCATAAATTGACAGCGCGAAACAATTTCAAAGCCCGGTGTATCTGTCTCGACAATAAAAGCCGTGATCTGCTTTTGCTCTTTCCCTCTAACGATTTTAGGCGGCGTAACCGCCATCACAACGACAACACCGGCAATAAGGCCGTTGGTACACCATAACTTTTCACCGTTAATGAGAAAATATTTTCCATCTTCGATCGGAGTGGCTGTCGTTCTCATTTGACGAGGATCGGATCCGGCTTCCGGCTCAGTGAGCGCAAAACCCGAAATCACTCCTTTAGCAAATTGAGGTAGATATTTTTTCTTCTGTTCCTGTGTTCCGAACAGCTTAAGCGGCTGAGGAACGCCGATACTTTGATGCGCGGACAAAAGAACAGCCGTGGAGCCGCAATAACTTGCGACCAGATGGATGATGCGATTATAGTTTGTCTGGCTGAATCCCAAACCGCCGTATTCCTGAGGAATTTTTATAGCGAAAGCTTTTAAATCAGCTAATCCTTGGATAACTTCCGGAGGAATTTCTCCGGTTTGATCAACCTTATCCGGGTCAAGCTTTGCCTTAAGAAGGTTTTCTATTTTTCCAAGAAACTCATCGCCGATCTTTTTGTCTTCAGCAGATTGTGCCGGAAAAGGAAAAATCAATTTCCAGTCCAAAACACCATGAAATAATTTCAAAGCAAAGCTTGGATATTTCCATTCGCTTTCCCGAGAAGCTTCGGCTAATTCGAGCGAAGCACGTTTTTCCGCGCTGATATTTTTATCAAACATGCTCATTGCGCTCTCCTTTTTAAAAAACTGATTAAAAATGTGATCATTGCTTCTTCGATAGATATTTCTCAACAAGCTCTGAGACATTATCTTTTGTTACCCGACTATACCAAACTCCATCCGGATAAACCATGATATTGACTCCCAGATTGCACTGCCCCAAGCATTTTGCTTGTGCGACGCGAATATCCGGATGCAATCCTTTCTCTTTCGCAATACGCCTTAACTCACTAAACACTTCTTCACCGCCATGATCGCCGCAACTTGGCTTTGCTCCATGCTGATCGTTGGTGCAAACAAATATCTGTTTACTGTAAGGAATTTTCTTGTTTTCCATCGCTCCTCCTAACCCCATTTTAAGGATCCTTTATGGCAATTTATCAATAAGGGTGTTGATCCGGTCAATAATTTCTGAGGCATAATCTCCTTTGCGCAAATGGATGTGCGCTTTGGATTTCCCGGAAATTCTCTCATCAAGCTCTCTTAGAATCCGAGGAATAGCTCCGAGTAATTTATGAACAAATCGATAAGCCAAAATTCCAACTAACACAAAGTAATACGCAAGGAATATGGCCGCCACGATAAGAAAATCTTTTAAAAAATGAGTTGCCATTCCCGTCTTTAAGTAAGTATGAACAAGGTCATAGAACATAAAATAAAAGAATCCCGTAATCAGCAAGAACGGAACAATGGCCGATATGAAAACAATTCTTAGGATCCGTGATTCAAATTGATTGATCGAGAATATTTTACGATTTTTGTCGTTCATAGAAAATCTCCTTTTATCAAATAAATTTTTTAGCGTGCTCGATTAGAATCCGATCATTAATTATTTTGAAAAACAGCTCCTGTTGTGATGGTAAATGTTGTTGTCCCTGTTTTTCCAACTTCAACAGGATCTGCCGTGATGATATATGAATACGGCTGAATATCAGGGTCAAATGTAAATCCGGAATGCGTCCCTGAAAAATAGTTTTTCCCTAAATATGGCGAAACCCCACCGGTCAAGGCATCTACAGACGCGGGATAGCTGGAATTGAAAATCAAATAATTCTCCAAAGCTGTTGCGATCGTTCTTAACCCCGCCTGAGCCGCTACGTCATTGGCGGACATTTTTGCCTTTATTAAATTTGGGATCGCGATAGCCGTTAAAACCCCAATGACGGCCACAATGATCATCATTTCAACTAAGGTAAAAGATCTCTTATTCATTATATGCCGGATCCTGATAAAATTTTTTATTTGCTCGGCTTAAATTATTCAAATAGTCGCACGGCAAAAACCTTTCGGCGTTAAATTTCTCTTTAAGCCGAAGAAGATCGTTAACAATATTTTCTGGCCCAACAAAATCCGTATAGCGCAGTAATCCTCCACGAAATGCCGGAAAACCCGTACCCATGATCATCCCCACATCAACTGTTTCGGCATTATCCACAATGCCTTCCTGCAGACAACGCGCCGCTTCATTAATCATCGTATAAACCATGCGCTTGAGATATTCACTTCTCTGGGGGTCAGGCAAAGCGGATTTTGTGATCATTCCATAAATTTCCGGGTTGGGAATTCGTTTCTTTCCGTGGATATAGAACCCTTTTCCGGTTTTCTTACCGAAAGTCTTTTTTTGATAAACTTTCTCAAATATCCCAACAGGTTTAAACCTTTCACCCAAGCCTTTTTCCAAGATCTGCAAAACTTTGAAACCAACATCCAGGCCAACTTCATCCGATAAAGCGAACGGTCCCATCGGCATTCCAAAATCTGTCATGACCCTATCGACATATTCAACGCGATTTCCCTCTTCCAAGATCCGCCCGGATTCGTTGACATATCCCAATAAAATCCGATTCACTAAAAATCCACACGAATCTTTGACGATAATTGGAGTTTTTCCTAAGCGTTTTGTGCATTGCAATGCGCTCGCAATTGTTTCCGGTGAAGTTAAATCAGTTTTAATGATCTCGATTAACGGCATTCGCTCAACCGGATTAAAAAAATGTAAGCCGATCACCCTAGACGGGTCTTTCGCCTCTTTGGCCATTTCGGTCACGGATAAAGCTGAGGTATTGGTGCATAAAATGGCTTTCGAGGAAACAGCGGCGCTCAATTCCTTAAAAATATTTTTCTTAACATCAATATTTTCAACGACCGCCTCAATAACCATATCCGCGTCTTGAAAACCTGAATAATCCAGCGTTGAGGTTATGCGCGCCATACCGACGGATGATTCAAATTCTTTTATTTTTCTTGCCTTAACAGCTTTTTGATAGATCAAGCTTGCGGCCTTCAATCCTTTAGCAATGGCATCATAATGAACATCTTTTAAGCGCACCCAGATCTTTCGAGAGCTTAAAAGCTGCGCAATGCCCCCGCCCATAATGCCAGCGCCCAAAACAGCACATTTCTTGATTTGCAGCGGCGCAATTGACTCGGTTCCGGGGACAATTAATTTACGATACTTTTCCGTAAGATAAAAAAGTTGAATAAGATTTTTTGAAACATCTGTTGCAACTAATTCGCTAAAGGCCTTAGCTTCCCGAGAAAGAGCGGTCACACGATTGAGCCCGTAGGTACTTTTGATGACTTCGATTGCTTTAAGAGGAGCCGGATAAAAACCTTTGGTTGTTTTAAGAACTGTTTTTCGCGCCTGGTCAAAGATAATACCGCGGCCTAAAGATGTTCTTTCCAATAAAAACTCTTGGATCGTTTTCTCTTTTCGCGGCTTGCGATGATAACCCTTGGCGCTTACTTCATCCACAAATTGATCGAGCAAGATATCGAGATTTTTTTGAGGAAAAATCCTATCCACGAGCCCAACCTTGAAAGCCTCTCGCGACGATATAAGTTTTCCGGTTAAAATCATTTTTAGCCCTTGAGTCAAGCCGACCAGTTTTGGCAAGCGATAAGTTCCGCCAAAGCCTGGAATAATCCCTAAATTGACTTCCGGAAGGCCCATCTTAATTTTCTCGTTAAATGTCGCCACGCGATAATGACAAGCCAGGGCTAATTCGCACCCGCCCCCTAAAGCAACGCCATCAATAACAGCAATAGCAGGAATTCTCAAATCTTCAATTTTGTCTAAAATTTGCTGGCCGGCGCGCGATTTTAGCTCACCATCTTGAGGCACTTTAATTCCTTCAATTTCTTTGATGTCGGCTCCGGCAATGAACACATCTTGTTTTTTGCTAACAAAGACCACCGCTTTTAACATTGAATTAGATCTGATCTCTTCCAGAAAAACCTCTAGTTGTTTTAAGGCCGCTGAGCTTAGAAGATTGACCTTAGAATCCGGCTGATCAAATTCAATAACTCCGACATTGTTTTTTACGTGATAGAAAACTGAATTTTGATTCTCCATCTTTACCTTTCTAAAATGACAGCCGCGCCCTGCCCGCCGCCAATGCACAATGAAACAAGGCCAAGGTTAAGATTTGCGCGTTTCAGATGCTTTAACATCGTCAGGATCAATCTTGCGCCGGTTGCGCCAACAGGATGCCCCAAAGCAATGGAGCCGCCATTAACATTGAGAATATCCGCGTTTACATTACCGATAATACCTTCATATCCGAATTCTTTGGCAAATTCTTGAGAATCAAGCGCGCGCAAACAAGCCAGCACTTGCGCTGCAAACGCTTCATTGATCTCAATAGCCTGGATTTGCTTTAAGGTAAGCCCGGCTTTTCTTAAAACCTTCGGGATAGCATGCGCCGGGCCAATTCCCATTCGTTGCGGCTCAACGCCGGCAACAGCAAAAGCCCGGACAAAACCCAGCGGCTCCAAATTAAGCTCTCGTGCTTTTTTCTCACTCATCACCAGCAATGCCGCGGCTCCGTCGGTCACTTGACTTGAATTTCCCGCCGTTACCGTTCCCGTTTGCTTTTCAAAGATCGGCTTTAATTTTGCTAAGGCTTCCATCGTTTGATTTTCACGCGGGCCATTGTCTGACTCAACAGCCGCTTGATATTTTGGGGCCGGAATGACCGGAACGATCTCTTCCCGTAAAACCTTTTTGGCGGCCACAGCCCGCTGATGGCTCAGGAGCGCAAATTGATCTTGCTCTTTTCGAGTAATGCCAAACTCTTTAGCTAAAACTTCTCCGGTTTGCCCCATATTAAGGCCGCAAACCGGATCAGTTAATCCTAAATGAAGGCCAACGCGCGGAGTCAGAAATTTTAACTTGAAAGATAATGCAATTTGTGCTTTTTCAACAATTGTTTTTGCGCGCCCCCACTTAAAAATCATATCTTGCAAATCTTTAGTGAGTAAAAAAGGAATGTTGCTCATCGATTCTGTGCCGCCGGCAATAATACACTGGGCCTCTCCGCTTAAAATTTTAAGCGACGCTGTTGTAACAGCTTCTATTCCTGATGCACAATTTCGATGGACCGTAAAAGCGGGTGTCGTGATCGGAATACCGGCCAAAAGAGCGATAACCCTGGAAATATTAGCGGCGTCGGCTGGCTGCGCGACATTACCGAAGATAACCTCATCAACTACGCCAACATCAAGGCTGGTCCGTTCAATAAGTTCGCGAACAGCAATTCGCCCTAATTCCTG
Coding sequences:
- a CDS encoding (2Fe-2S) ferredoxin domain-containing protein, translating into MGLGGAMENKKIPYSKQIFVCTNDQHGAKPSCGDHGGEEVFSELRRIAKEKGLHPDIRVAQAKCLGQCNLGVNIMVYPDGVWYSRVTKDNVSELVEKYLSKKQ
- a CDS encoding prepilin-type N-terminal cleavage/methylation domain-containing protein yields the protein MNKRSFTLVEMMIIVAVIGVLTAIAIPNLIKAKMSANDVAAQAGLRTIATALENYLIFNSSYPASVDALTGGVSPYLGKNYFSGTHSGFTFDPDIQPYSYIITADPVEVGKTGTTTFTITTGAVFQNN
- a CDS encoding thiolase family protein, translated to MERIAIVEGIRTPFCKISTLFDRVSAQELGRIAVRELIERTSLDVGVVDEVIFGNVAQPADAANISRVIALLAGIPITTPAFTVHRNCASGIEAVTTASLKILSGEAQCIIAGGTESMSNIPFLLTKDLQDMIFKWGRAKTIVEKAQIALSFKLKFLTPRVGLHLGLTDPVCGLNMGQTGEVLAKEFGITRKEQDQFALLSHQRAVAAKKVLREEIVPVIPAPKYQAAVESDNGPRENQTMEALAKLKPIFEKQTGTVTAGNSSQVTDGAAALLVMSEKKARELNLEPLGFVRAFAVAGVEPQRMGIGPAHAIPKVLRKAGLTLKQIQAIEINEAFAAQVLACLRALDSQEFAKEFGYEGIIGNVNADILNVNGGSIALGHPVGATGARLILTMLKHLKRANLNLGLVSLCIGGGQGAAVILER
- a CDS encoding 3-hydroxyacyl-CoA dehydrogenase NAD-binding domain-containing protein; amino-acid sequence: MENQNSVFYHVKNNVGVIEFDQPDSKVNLLSSAALKQLEVFLEEIRSNSMLKAVVFVSKKQDVFIAGADIKEIEGIKVPQDGELKSRAGQQILDKIEDLRIPAIAVIDGVALGGGCELALACHYRVATFNEKIKMGLPEVNLGIIPGFGGTYRLPKLVGLTQGLKMILTGKLISSREAFKVGLVDRIFPQKNLDILLDQFVDEVSAKGYHRKPRKEKTIQEFLLERTSLGRGIIFDQARKTVLKTTKGFYPAPLKAIEVIKSTYGLNRVTALSREAKAFSELVATDVSKNLIQLFYLTEKYRKLIVPGTESIAPLQIKKCAVLGAGIMGGGIAQLLSSRKIWVRLKDVHYDAIAKGLKAASLIYQKAVKARKIKEFESSVGMARITSTLDYSGFQDADMVIEAVVENIDVKKNIFKELSAAVSSKAILCTNTSALSVTEMAKEAKDPSRVIGLHFFNPVERMPLIEIIKTDLTSPETIASALQCTKRLGKTPIIVKDSCGFLVNRILLGYVNESGRILEEGNRVEYVDRVMTDFGMPMGPFALSDEVGLDVGFKVLQILEKGLGERFKPVGIFEKVYQKKTFGKKTGKGFYIHGKKRIPNPEIYGMITKSALPDPQRSEYLKRMVYTMINEAARCLQEGIVDNAETVDVGMIMGTGFPAFRGGLLRYTDFVGPENIVNDLLRLKEKFNAERFLPCDYLNNLSRANKKFYQDPAYNE
- a CDS encoding acyl-CoA dehydrogenase family protein, which encodes MSMFDKNISAEKRASLELAEASRESEWKYPSFALKLFHGVLDWKLIFPFPAQSAEDKKIGDEFLGKIENLLKAKLDPDKVDQTGEIPPEVIQGLADLKAFAIKIPQEYGGLGFSQTNYNRIIHLVASYCGSTAVLLSAHQSIGVPQPLKLFGTQEQKKKYLPQFAKGVISGFALTEPEAGSDPRQMRTTATPIEDGKYFLINGEKLWCTNGLIAGVVVVMAVTPPKIVRGKEQKQITAFIVETDTPGFEIVSRCQFMGLHGIQNGLIRFNNLKVPRENIILGEGEGLKLALMTLNTGRLTLPAASAGISKWCLKVAREWSAKRKQWGGPIGEHESIALKLGYITSHSFAIDAMAWLTSAMADDKNRDIRLEAAIAKHFCTLHSWRITDETLQIRGGQGYETAPSLKARGMDPYPVERVLRDVRINLIIEGTTEIMRLFIAREALDPHLSRSKSLFDSRTSIQEKIKTLLSALSYYALWYPKLWMPTIVATDLQGLSSSLSSHMVFVKNASKRLARDIFHQMMVYQKKLEAKQGLLSRFVDIGSDLFAIAAACSYADHLSRESKDKENSLRLADVFCCQARQRIEENFKGISVNTDKKSRYIAKGLMAGEYTWLENDIIK